The DNA sequence ATTACTGTgtaaaaattggccaaattatcaacCTCTGTACACTTTATATATGGTAGTTTTAATAGCTGAGTGGGCATTTTTTGTGCTCTGTCGATAAAAtggaaggaatactagcaaaatagctaagaatttggtcagaTTTAGCAATGGAATCAgtttaatccttaaactgtccaaatgtagatctatgtttgcgcGTGTAGTGCTCCGgtcttgattttctccataagaaagcatgtaaaaaacatAAGAtttacgtttggggcgctacgcgagcaaacgtagatctacatttggacagtttaagactTAAACTAGGACTAAAAATCAGCAAAATTACCAATGCGTCAATTGTGTCCAGACCGCTGATTTTGTGCCTTTGAGCATTTTGTATTTTGGGACTTTGGACAGTGAAGGCATTAACAGAACCAACATCTCCTTAATGACATCCTCctaagagaaaaaagagagaaagagagagagaattgaaggTATACATTATTGCATTAGTTGATGCACACCAAAGTCAGGTCAAAAACCTGTTTagcatcaataaagtttacataaCCCTGCCATCTAAATAATCTTAAGTGATGCAACCAATTATATTGGGTGATTAAATCTTAGAGCATGCACTGAAGCAATGTTAATCCTTTTCTGACAGTCATAACAATAGCATCTTTACTCCAATTATATACCAAACCTCGTAATAAAGGTATCACCTCAAACAGTGTGTCTTTCTCTTTATctctgctcctcccttaagttaAGTTCACTGCCATGTTGAATTGTAAGTGAAGGGCAAAAAACATGCAGACATGCTTCATTGAGCTCTCCAACATATGCCTTTGTGAGGTAGTTGTACTGAGGTGATTGCTGCAACTGTTGACCCACCCTATCTACAAAACACTTGTATTAGGAAAGACTTATTAACTACCCTTTTGAATATCCTGCATCAGAGAAGTGTGGCTTCTTTTCTGACTTCCCAGAGAATGGCCACAAAATAAATTTGTGTACCTGCACCCTGCCTCTGGCTTTGCTTATcctaaagcagaatgtttgttgcATATTGAAAATGTAAAGGTGAATTATCCTAGCATGCTTATATTTGTATTTCTTTATTATATTAGCTTTAGTTGTAGAATAAAAGATAACTGGTAGTAGCCTTAGGTTATGCCATAAAATAAAAATAAGCTTACCTGATGCTGCGAGGCCCCAATGTCTTTTCTCTTTTTCTTCAGGCAGTTGATGTGAGAACAGTTACCAGCATCATTAGCTCTCAACATTCTCGGCCTCATTCCCATGCCATCCACATTACTCAGAGTTCTTTGGCAAGCTGCACAACAGTTGATCACACCCACAACCTCTCAACTTCAAGATCCCTTGATGGAGGAGCCTCACCTTCATCTGTGTACTCAGTTTCACCAAGCAGCACTCTAAGTTACATTGGAGGCAATATAACTCAGGGACTAACAGAGGCATCAGAGGACTTTTCTCAAGAATTTCTAAATTCTCTTCAGCAAAGTGGTACTACTGCAGCAGAGGGAGCATCAAACTTAGTGTGTCCTTACTGTGGTAAAGTTAGCCGCTGTCTAAGTCATCTTCAAACGCACATTAGAGTTCATACTGGTGAACGGCCATATGCTTGCCATTACTGCCCTTTCAGGACCACACAGAAGGTTGCTCTAAAAGAGCATATCTACACACATACTGGTGAAAAGCCACATTCTTGTCCACATTGTGACTTCAAATGTGCAAAGAAATGTAATTTAAATTCACATATGCGAAGACACCATGCTTCCCATTCTGTTGGCCTAATTTTGCAAGATTTGGGTATTTAGTGAGCAAATTTACTCATAAACTGTTTGTCATTTAGATCTACGGCCACATGGAGGAACTGAGCATAAAGTAGATCAGCTATATAATTTTCAAAGTCTTAATTTCAGCGAGATATAATTTGGTTCACAGAATGAAATAGATCAGATCGATGACAAGCTAGTGCTCTAACCATTGGTTAGTTCACAGCCTGTCAGTTTTAGCACTGACTTGCCATATGTTTAAACTGTATTCATTCTGTGAATTATTTacaattgtgtcattatgatttcatgtGTCACAAGACATAATACAATTTATATCTAACAGATATATTGTATTAGGTCTTATGTAGAAAAAATGTATATCCAGTAAAAATATCTGCACATCATTCTCCAACAGGAGGGTTATTTATTAATAAAGTGATCATTATGGACAAAGGTTGATACTTTATGGGAAGAGAACACTGGTATTATTGTATAATAACCTTCCAGAGAgcagtgacagtgatacatagttcATTTTGATGAAAGACTTGTTATATTGTTAGCAAAACTTTTACAAGCAGAAGTGTGTCTAAATCTTCTTGGGAGATAAAAAACAGGTG is a window from the Cherax quadricarinatus isolate ZL_2023a chromosome 68, ASM3850222v1, whole genome shotgun sequence genome containing:
- the LOC128697905 gene encoding zinc finger protein Pegasus-like, translating into MASGMENPVTNLLEFYDKAVDVRTVTSIISSQHSRPHSHAIHITQSSLASCTTVDHTHNLSTSRSLDGGASPSSVYSVSPSSTLSYIGGNITQGLTEASEDFSQEFLNSLQQSGTTAAEGASNLVCPYCGKVSRCLSHLQTHIRVHTGERPYACHYCPFRTTQKVALKEHIYTHTGEKPHSCPHCDFKCAKKCNLNSHMRRHHASHSVGLILQDLGI